The following proteins are encoded in a genomic region of Athene noctua chromosome 9, bAthNoc1.hap1.1, whole genome shotgun sequence:
- the TRAPPC2L gene encoding trafficking protein particle complex subunit 2-like protein, whose amino-acid sequence MAVCIAVIAKENYPLYIRSVPTENELKFHYTVHTSLDVVDEKISAMGKALVDQRELYLGLLYPTEDYKVYGYVTNSKVKFVMVVDSSNTALRDNEIRSMFRKLHNSYTDIMCNPFYNPGDRIHSRAFDNMVNSMMMQVC is encoded by the exons ATGGCGGTGTGCATCGCCGTGATCGCCAAGGAG AACTATCCCCTCTACATCCGGAGTGTTCCAACTGAAAACGAGCTGAAGTTCCACTACACTGTGCACACTTCCCTCGATGTTGTGGATGAAAAGATCTCTGCGATGGGCAAGGCTCTTGTAGATCAGAGAGAACTGTACCTGGGGCTGCTCTACCCCACTGAAGACTACAAGGT ATACGGCTACGTGACAAACTCCAAAGTGAAGTTTGTTATGGTGGTGGATTCCTCCAACACAGCACTTCGAGACAATGAGATCCGCAGT ATGTTCCGAAAGCTGCATAATTCATATACGGACATAATGTGTAACCCTTTTTATAACCCTGGGGACCGTATCCATTCCAG GGCTTTTGATAATATGGTGAACTCCATGATGATGCAGGTGTGCTAA
- the PABPN1L gene encoding embryonic polyadenylate-binding protein 2 — MFGGRASSLFLDTSGIWWQDPPSLAAGEASWAGSEASALRGAAGDDSDLSCLERDSVEELVVPDPELEAIKARVREMEREDERLKELQLEAESHLIMSSVAGLFPKTTEEKMEVDQRSIYVGNVDYGGTAEELESHFNSCGQINRVTILCDKFSGHPKGYAYIEFKEKSSVRAAVELDESVFRGRVIKVLPKRTNMPGISTTDRGGYRGRFRARGGLAQRGGYYGGQHPRVRGRTYRGRAKLLPWYFPY, encoded by the exons ATGTTCGGGGGTCGAGCGAG TTCTCTGTTCCTGGACACTTCGGGGATCTGGTGGCAGGACCCACCATCCCTGGCAGCGGGAGAGGCGTCCTGGGCCGGGAGCGAGGCGTCGGCTCTGCGGGGAGCTGCGGGTGACGACTCGGACCTGAGCTGCCTGGAGAGGGACAGCGTGGAGGAGCTGGTTGTACCTGACCCA GAGCTGGAGGCCATCAAAGCCAGAGTGCGGGAGATGGAGAGGGAGGATGAGAGGCTGAAGGAGTTGCAGCTGGAAGCTGAGAGTCATCTCATCATGAGCTCAGTGGCAG GTCTCTTCCCAAAGACAACCGAGGAGAAGATGGAGGTTGACCAGCGATCCATCTATGTGGGCAAC GTGGATTACGGGGGCACGGCGGAAGAGCTGGAGTCTCACTTCAACAGCTGTGGGCAGATCAACCGAGTGACCATCCTCTGCGACAAGTTCTCGGGGCATCCCAAAGG GTACGCCTACATCGAGTTCAAGGAGAAGAGCTCGGTGAGGGCTGCGGTGGAGCTGGACGAGAGCGTGTTCAGAGGCCGGGTCATTAAG GTGCTGCCCAAGAGGACCAACATGCCGGGCATCAGCACCACCGACCGCGGGGGCTACCGGGGCCGCTTCCGAGCCCGGGGCGGGCTGGCCCAGCGCGGGGGCTACTATGGAGGGCAGCACCCAAGGGTGCGAGGGAGGACGTACAG GGGTCGGGCAAAGCTGCTGCCTTGGTATTTTCCGTACTAG